One window of Henckelia pumila isolate YLH828 unplaced genomic scaffold, ASM3356847v2 CTG_525:::fragment_3, whole genome shotgun sequence genomic DNA carries:
- the LOC140873339 gene encoding membrane protein PM19L, translated as MARTVARTMAAPLLFLNLIMYLIVLGFASWCINRHINGTTNHPSMGGNGATPYFLTFAILAAVLGIVSKVAGGGHLRAWRGDSLAGAGASAIVAWGVTALAFGLACKEINIGGYRGWRLKVLEAFIIILGVTQLLYVMLLHAGLVSSRYGPGYRNHDYGTGTGAGAEPVPKGAGVTGTRV; from the exons ATGGCGAGAACTGTGGCGAGGACTATGGCGGCTCCATTGCTGTTTCTGAACCTGATTATGTATTTGATCGTGTTGGGTTTCGCCAGTTGGTGCATTAACAGGCATATCAATGGCACCACGAATCACCCCA GTATGGGAGGAAATGGTGCGACCCCATATTTCTTGACGTTTGCTATACTAGCTGCTGTTTTGGGGATAGTTTCGAAGGTGGCCGGCGGCGGACATCTCAGAGCTTGGAGGGGTGATAGCCTCGCCGGCGCCGGTGCGTCCGCCATTGTTGCTTGGGGTGTCACCGCTCTCGCTTTCGG ACTGGCGTGCAAGGAGATAAACATAGGAGGATACAGGGGATGGAGGCTAAAGGTGTTGGAGGCCTTCATTATAATTCTTGGGGTGACCCAATTGCTGTACGTGATGTTGCTGCACGCGGGGCTCGTGAGCAGCCGATACGGCCCCGGGTACAGGAACCACGACTACGGAACGGGGACGGGGGCCGGTGCGGAGCCTGTGCCCAAAGGCGCGGGTGTTACCGGGACGAGGGTGTAA